In Pseudomonas oryzicola, one DNA window encodes the following:
- a CDS encoding MurR/RpiR family transcriptional regulator produces the protein MSQMIKQRLERSLEGAAASGRKIATYMLANLHELPFQTSASIAAKLGVSESSVGRFCRSLGYAHLKALKQDLQNDLGDGPWLVGDRLQDYRQNQDAGDNAGSLELEIAALVRVHEYRQGSAWHAVAQRLASKPRVFIAGFQTERGIAMCMSHLLQYLRDGVQLIDLSAGHFGDVLLGRAEDSTLVVFEARRYSRHALLLCQKAREAGIAVTLVTDTFCDWADANANEVFRIPTEFNLFWESTSTMLSWVHLMVNEVCKKLGPDVEKRLEATAALHNEFVGYTSWSTGKQQ, from the coding sequence ATGAGCCAAATGATCAAGCAACGCCTGGAACGCAGCCTCGAAGGGGCCGCTGCTTCGGGCCGCAAGATCGCCACCTACATGCTCGCCAACCTGCATGAACTGCCGTTCCAGACCTCGGCCAGCATCGCCGCCAAACTGGGCGTCAGCGAATCCAGTGTTGGCCGGTTCTGCCGTTCACTGGGTTATGCCCATCTCAAGGCGCTCAAGCAAGACCTGCAGAACGACCTGGGCGACGGCCCGTGGCTGGTGGGAGACCGCTTGCAAGATTACCGCCAGAATCAGGACGCCGGTGACAACGCCGGCAGCCTGGAGCTGGAAATCGCCGCCCTGGTGCGTGTGCACGAGTATCGCCAGGGCAGCGCCTGGCACGCCGTCGCGCAACGCCTGGCCAGCAAGCCGCGGGTGTTCATTGCCGGTTTCCAGACCGAGCGCGGCATCGCCATGTGCATGAGCCATCTGCTGCAGTACCTGCGCGATGGTGTGCAATTGATCGATCTCAGCGCCGGCCACTTCGGCGACGTATTGCTGGGCCGCGCCGAGGACAGCACCCTGGTGGTATTCGAGGCACGCCGCTATTCCCGCCACGCCCTGCTGCTATGCCAGAAGGCGCGCGAGGCTGGCATTGCGGTCACCCTGGTGACCGACACCTTCTGTGACTGGGCCGATGCCAACGCCAACGAGGTGTTCCGCATCCCCACCGAATTCAACCTGTTCTGGGAATCCACCTCGACCATGCTGTCGTGGGTGCACCTGATGGTCAACGAGGTCTGCAAGAAGCTCGGGCCGGATGTTGAAAAACGCTTGGAAGCAACTGCCGCTCTACATAACGAATTCGTCGGCTACACCTCGTGGTCGACGGGAAAACAACAATAG
- a CDS encoding Ldh family oxidoreductase, protein MSAPSTSTVVRVPFTELQALLQAIFQRHGCSEGVARVLAHNCASAQRDGAHSHGVFRMPGYVSTLASGWVDGQATPQVSDVAAGYVRVDAAGGFAQPALAAARGLLVAKARNAGIAVLAIHNSHHFAALWPDVEPFAEEGLVALSVVNSMTCVVPHGARKPLFGTNPIAFAAPCAEHDPIVFDMATSAMAHGDVQIAARAGQRLPEGMGVDANGEPTTDPKAILEGGALLPFGGHKGSALSMMVELLAAALTGGHFSWEFDWSGHPGAKTPWTGQLIIVIDPSKAEGERFAQRSRELVEQMQAAGLTRMPGERRYREREVAEEEGVALTEQELQGLKALLD, encoded by the coding sequence ATGTCCGCACCTTCCACCAGCACCGTCGTGCGCGTGCCTTTCACCGAGCTCCAGGCCTTGTTGCAGGCTATTTTCCAGCGCCATGGCTGCAGCGAAGGCGTGGCCCGTGTACTGGCCCACAATTGCGCCAGCGCCCAGCGCGATGGCGCCCACAGCCATGGTGTGTTCCGCATGCCAGGCTACGTCTCGACGCTGGCCAGTGGCTGGGTCGATGGCCAGGCCACGCCGCAGGTCAGCGACGTGGCAGCTGGCTATGTGCGGGTCGATGCCGCAGGCGGCTTTGCCCAGCCGGCGCTGGCGGCCGCCCGTGGGCTGTTGGTGGCCAAGGCGCGCAACGCCGGCATCGCCGTACTGGCCATTCACAACTCGCACCACTTCGCCGCGTTGTGGCCAGATGTGGAACCTTTCGCTGAGGAAGGCCTGGTGGCGCTGAGCGTGGTCAACAGCATGACCTGCGTGGTGCCGCATGGTGCGCGCAAGCCGCTGTTTGGTACCAACCCCATCGCCTTCGCCGCGCCATGTGCCGAACATGACCCGATTGTCTTCGACATGGCCACCAGTGCCATGGCTCACGGTGACGTGCAGATTGCCGCGCGCGCCGGCCAGCGGTTGCCTGAAGGCATGGGTGTGGATGCCAATGGCGAGCCGACCACCGACCCCAAGGCAATCCTGGAGGGCGGTGCCTTGCTGCCGTTTGGCGGGCACAAGGGCTCGGCGTTGTCGATGATGGTCGAGTTGCTGGCGGCGGCGCTGACCGGTGGGCATTTTTCCTGGGAATTCGACTGGTCGGGGCACCCGGGCGCGAAGACGCCATGGACCGGCCAGCTGATCATCGTCATCGACCCGAGCAAGGCCGAGGGCGAGCGCTTCGCCCAGCGCAGCCGTGAACTGGTGGAGCAGATGCAGGCGGCAGGGCTGACCCGTATGCCCGGTGAACGGCGTTACCGTGAGCGCGAAGTGGCCGAGGAGGAGGGTGTGGCGCTGACCGAGCAGGAGTTGCAGGGCTTGAAAGCGCTGCTTGACTGA
- a CDS encoding ABC transporter permease, which produces MSLDQLLALVVDPNLLERYGPRFLDGLLVTAKLVAISFSLGAVLGLLLALARMSRSLLLQRMAAGYVYFFRGSPLLAQLFLLYYGLGSLKGFWQDVGLWWFFREAWFCTLLAFTLNTAAYQAEIFRGSLMAVAPGQHEAARALNLKRSTTFFKVILPQSLLVAIGPLGNELILMIKASAIASLVTIYDLMGVTKLAFSRSFDFQIYLWAAVLYLLIVELVRRLLKHLEARLGRHLN; this is translated from the coding sequence ATGAGCCTTGATCAACTGCTGGCGTTGGTTGTCGACCCCAACCTGCTGGAGCGCTACGGCCCGCGCTTCCTCGATGGCCTGCTGGTGACCGCCAAGCTGGTGGCGATTTCCTTCAGCCTGGGTGCCGTGCTGGGCCTGCTGCTGGCCCTGGCGCGCATGTCGCGTAGCCTGCTGCTGCAACGCATGGCTGCTGGCTATGTGTACTTCTTCCGCGGCTCGCCGCTGCTGGCCCAGCTGTTCCTGCTGTATTACGGCCTGGGCTCGCTCAAGGGCTTCTGGCAGGACGTCGGCCTGTGGTGGTTCTTCCGCGAGGCGTGGTTCTGCACCCTGCTGGCGTTCACCCTGAACACAGCCGCCTACCAGGCCGAGATCTTCCGCGGCAGCCTGATGGCCGTGGCTCCGGGTCAGCATGAAGCAGCGCGGGCCCTTAACCTGAAGCGCTCGACCACCTTTTTCAAGGTGATCCTGCCGCAGTCACTGTTGGTGGCCATCGGCCCCCTGGGCAACGAACTGATCCTGATGATCAAGGCCAGTGCGATCGCCTCGCTGGTGACCATCTACGACCTGATGGGCGTGACCAAGCTGGCCTTCTCGCGCAGTTTCGACTTCCAGATCTACCTGTGGGCCGCCGTGCTCTACCTGTTGATCGTCGAACTGGTGCGGCGCCTGTTGAAACACCTGGAAGCCCGCCTGGGCCGCCACCTGAATTGA
- a CDS encoding NAD(P)/FAD-dependent oxidoreductase translates to MHCQTLVLGAGIVGVSTALHLQARGRQVILIDRDEPGSGTSHGNAGLIERSSVIPYAFPRQLGALLRYGLNRQPDVRYSLLHLPKAAPWLWRYWRQSAPGRLAGAAADMLPLVQRCVEEHDALIAAAGLEGLVQAKGWIEVFRDPALFAQAKADAKGLSRYGLQFEILECGQLQAREQQLDATVVGGIHWLDPKTVKNPGALTRGYASLFLQRGGQFLHGDARSLRQVDGQWQVDSRRGPITADEVVACLGPQSADLFSGLGYEIPLAIKRGYHMHYSTRDGAQLEHSICDTQGGYVLAPMARGVRLTTGIEFAASSAPGNQIQLGRCEALARKLFPALGERLDDTPWLGRRPCLPDMRPVIGPAPRHPGLWFNFGHAHHGLTLGPVSGRLVAELVTGERPFTDPAPYSATRFD, encoded by the coding sequence ATGCATTGCCAGACCCTTGTCCTCGGCGCCGGCATCGTCGGCGTCAGCACCGCGCTGCACCTGCAGGCCCGCGGGCGCCAGGTGATCCTGATCGACCGTGACGAACCGGGCAGCGGCACCAGCCACGGCAATGCCGGGCTGATCGAGCGCTCCAGCGTCATCCCCTACGCCTTCCCCCGGCAACTGGGCGCGCTGCTGCGCTACGGCCTGAACCGCCAGCCCGATGTGCGCTACAGCCTGCTGCACCTGCCCAAGGCGGCACCGTGGCTATGGCGCTACTGGCGCCAGTCGGCCCCCGGACGCCTGGCCGGGGCTGCCGCCGACATGCTGCCGCTGGTGCAACGCTGCGTCGAAGAACACGATGCACTGATCGCTGCCGCCGGCCTGGAAGGCCTGGTGCAGGCCAAAGGCTGGATCGAAGTGTTCCGTGACCCGGCGCTGTTCGCGCAGGCCAAGGCCGACGCCAAAGGCCTGAGCCGCTATGGCCTGCAGTTCGAAATCCTCGAGTGCGGGCAATTGCAGGCCCGCGAACAGCAACTGGACGCCACCGTGGTCGGTGGCATCCACTGGCTCGACCCCAAGACCGTGAAAAACCCTGGCGCCCTCACCCGCGGCTACGCCAGCCTGTTCCTGCAACGCGGCGGGCAGTTCTTGCATGGCGATGCACGCAGCCTGCGCCAGGTCGATGGCCAATGGCAGGTCGACAGCCGCCGCGGGCCGATCACCGCCGATGAAGTGGTGGCCTGCCTCGGCCCACAGTCAGCCGACCTGTTCAGCGGCCTGGGCTATGAGATCCCGCTGGCGATCAAGCGTGGCTACCACATGCACTACAGCACCCGCGACGGCGCGCAGCTGGAGCACTCCATCTGCGATACCCAGGGCGGCTACGTGCTGGCGCCCATGGCCCGCGGCGTGCGCCTGACCACCGGCATCGAGTTCGCCGCCAGCAGCGCACCGGGCAACCAGATTCAGCTGGGCCGCTGCGAAGCCCTGGCGCGCAAGCTGTTCCCGGCGCTGGGCGAGCGCCTGGATGACACCCCATGGCTAGGCCGTCGCCCCTGCCTGCCCGACATGCGCCCGGTAATCGGCCCGGCCCCGCGCCACCCAGGGTTGTGGTTCAACTTCGGCCACGCCCACCACGGCCTCACCCTGGGCCCGGTCAGCGGCCGCCTGGTGGCCGAACTGGTCACTGGCGAACGCCCCTTCACCGACCCCGCGCCCTATAGCGCGACCCGTTTCGACTGA
- a CDS encoding ABC transporter permease translates to MLDQLSLLSFASGGWGQALLAGALVTLSLALACLPIGLPLGLLVALAARSRKRLPRLWATTFSTVFRGLPELLTLLIIYYGCQIAAQKILAAMGYPGEFLINTFLAAMIAFSLVFAAFSSEIWLAAFKTLPKGQLEACSALGLSKRTGFFKVLLPQLTRIALPGLSNNWLSLLKDTSLVSTISLVDLMRQTNLAVSVTKEPMFFYGVACLGYLLFAALSGRVFAFIERRSNRHLQGARA, encoded by the coding sequence ATGCTCGATCAATTGTCCTTGCTGTCCTTTGCCAGCGGAGGCTGGGGCCAGGCGCTGCTGGCCGGTGCCCTGGTCACGCTGTCCCTGGCCCTGGCCTGCCTGCCCATCGGCCTGCCGCTGGGCCTGCTCGTCGCCCTCGCGGCACGCTCGCGCAAGCGCCTGCCTCGGCTCTGGGCCACCACCTTCTCCACCGTGTTCCGCGGCCTGCCCGAACTGCTGACCCTGCTGATCATCTATTACGGCTGCCAGATCGCCGCGCAGAAGATCCTCGCCGCCATGGGCTATCCGGGTGAATTCCTGATCAACACCTTCCTCGCTGCGATGATCGCCTTCAGCCTGGTCTTCGCCGCCTTCTCCAGCGAAATCTGGCTGGCAGCCTTCAAGACCTTGCCCAAGGGCCAGCTGGAAGCCTGCTCGGCGCTGGGCCTGAGCAAACGCACCGGATTCTTCAAGGTGCTGCTGCCGCAACTGACCCGTATCGCCCTGCCCGGCCTGTCCAACAACTGGCTGTCGCTGCTCAAGGACACCTCCCTGGTTTCCACCATCTCGCTGGTCGACCTGATGCGCCAGACCAACCTGGCCGTCAGCGTGACCAAGGAACCGATGTTCTTCTATGGCGTCGCCTGCCTGGGCTACCTGCTGTTCGCCGCCCTCTCCGGGCGGGTGTTCGCTTTCATCGAACGGCGTAGCAACCGTCACCTGCAAGGAGCACGCGCATGA
- a CDS encoding transporter substrate-binding domain-containing protein codes for MNKTMALVGACALLLSGAASAETLRFATEGAYPPFNYVDADNQLHGFDVDITHALCEQMKVECTLVAQDWEGIIPALMARKYDAVVASMIDTEERRKKIAFTDHYYRTPLTVAVAKDSKITDAQTNFDGYTVGAQSSSTQAIYAEDVYAKAGADVKLYPTMDEANADLAAGRLDGVIADKFPLHEWMTKNGGDCCKVLGDVANTKADAAIAVRKDDEALRQRLNTALQQIVANGTYQKIASKYFAFDIYN; via the coding sequence ATGAACAAGACCATGGCCTTGGTGGGTGCGTGCGCCCTGCTGCTGTCGGGTGCCGCCAGTGCCGAAACCCTGCGCTTCGCCACCGAGGGCGCCTACCCGCCCTTCAACTATGTCGACGCCGATAACCAGCTGCATGGCTTCGATGTCGACATCACCCACGCCCTGTGCGAGCAGATGAAAGTCGAATGCACGCTGGTGGCCCAGGACTGGGAAGGCATCATCCCTGCCCTGATGGCGCGCAAGTATGATGCGGTGGTGGCCTCGATGATCGACACCGAAGAGCGGCGCAAGAAGATCGCCTTCACCGACCACTACTACCGCACCCCGCTGACTGTCGCCGTGGCCAAGGACAGCAAGATCACCGACGCCCAGACCAACTTCGACGGCTACACCGTAGGCGCCCAGTCGTCGTCCACCCAGGCCATCTATGCCGAAGACGTCTACGCCAAGGCGGGTGCCGACGTGAAGCTGTACCCGACCATGGACGAGGCCAACGCCGACCTGGCCGCAGGCCGCCTGGACGGCGTGATCGCCGACAAGTTCCCGCTGCACGAGTGGATGACCAAGAACGGTGGGGACTGCTGCAAGGTCCTCGGCGACGTGGCCAACACCAAGGCCGACGCTGCGATTGCCGTGCGCAAGGATGACGAAGCCCTGCGCCAGCGCCTGAACACCGCGCTGCAACAGATCGTGGCCAACGGCACTTACCAGAAGATCGCCAGCAAGTACTTCGCTTTCGATATCTACAACTGA